The following proteins come from a genomic window of Streptomyces sp. GS7:
- a CDS encoding Gfo/Idh/MocA family protein, protein MKVGCIGLGDIAQKAYLPVLGTRPGVELHLQTRNPATLQRAGDTYRLTGRQLHTDLDTLLGAGLDAAFVHAATVAHPEIVTRLVEAGVPTYVDKPIAYDIADTRRIVQLAEDRGVGLAVGFNRRFAPGYAQCREHPRDLILMQKNRVGMAEDPRTTVLDDFIHVVDTLRFLVPGDIDHIDVRARVRHGLMEHVVLQLSGDGFTAIGTMNRLSGSTEELLDISGQDTRRQVVNLAEVVDHKGQPTIRRRGDWVPVARQRGIEQIVQAFLDDVRAGRRVSAQDALRTHELCERVVREAVAQSA, encoded by the coding sequence GTGAAGGTCGGCTGCATCGGGCTCGGCGACATCGCGCAGAAGGCGTACCTGCCCGTACTGGGCACCCGGCCGGGGGTCGAACTGCATCTCCAGACCCGCAACCCGGCCACCCTCCAACGGGCCGGCGACACCTACCGGCTGACCGGGCGGCAGCTGCACACGGACCTGGACACGCTGCTCGGCGCCGGCCTGGACGCCGCCTTCGTGCACGCCGCGACCGTGGCGCACCCCGAGATCGTGACCCGGCTGGTCGAGGCCGGCGTGCCGACCTACGTGGACAAGCCGATCGCCTACGACATCGCGGACACCCGGCGGATCGTCCAGCTCGCCGAGGACCGCGGGGTGGGGCTCGCGGTGGGCTTCAACCGCCGCTTCGCGCCGGGGTACGCGCAGTGCCGGGAGCACCCGCGCGATCTGATCCTGATGCAGAAGAACCGCGTCGGGATGGCCGAGGACCCGCGCACGACCGTTCTCGACGACTTCATCCACGTCGTCGACACGCTGCGGTTCCTGGTACCGGGCGACATCGACCACATCGATGTGCGGGCCAGGGTGCGCCACGGGCTGATGGAGCATGTCGTGCTCCAGCTCTCCGGTGACGGGTTCACGGCCATCGGCACGATGAACCGCCTCAGCGGCTCCACCGAGGAGCTGCTGGACATCTCCGGTCAGGACACCCGGCGCCAGGTGGTCAACCTGGCCGAGGTCGTCGACCACAAGGGGCAGCCCACCATCCGGCGCCGCGGCGACTGGGTCCCCGTTGCCCGCCAGCGGGGGATCGAGCAGATCGTGCAGGCGTTCCTGGACGACGTACGCGCCGGGCGGCGGGTGTCCGCCCAGGACGCGCTGCGGACCCATGAGCTGTGCGAGCGGGTGGTCAGGGAAGCGGTCGCGCAGTCCGCCTGA
- the lnt gene encoding apolipoprotein N-acyltransferase has protein sequence MDTPPGGTVPRSRSLWARGPAAALAGALPALAFPEPSWWWFAYVALVPWLLLVRSAATARRAALYGWLGGAGFMLAVHHWLLPSLHVFILVLALLLGALWAPWGLLVRALLAGTPGAGRCAAALVLVPSGWLMVELVRSWQYLGGPWGLLGASQWQVPPALRLASLGGVWLLSLLIVAVNTALAELIALRTARLPAVAGLLGCALAGTAAWYGAPLPRPAGTVRIAVVQPGLGGTPTQRLARSEALTGALAGRGVRLVVWGESSLYQDPADHPVLAGHLAALARRTGADLLVNADATNADGPGIYKSAVLIGPRGPTGDRYSKMRLVPFGEYIPARSVLGWATHVGKAAATDRKRGTHQVVMPIPTAGGLRIGPLVCFETAFPDMSRHLARDGAQVLVAQSSTSTFQDSWAPAQHASLAALRAAETWRPMVHATLTGVSAVHGPRGEQIGPRLGTDRSTAAVYDLPLATGTSPYTRFGDWAVYGAIAALLLFGARSAVRARVRRTARPLP, from the coding sequence ATGGACACACCGCCCGGCGGCACGGTGCCCCGGTCCCGATCCCTCTGGGCGCGGGGCCCGGCCGCCGCGCTCGCGGGGGCGCTGCCGGCCCTCGCCTTCCCCGAGCCGTCCTGGTGGTGGTTCGCGTACGTCGCCCTCGTGCCGTGGCTGCTGCTGGTGCGCTCCGCGGCTACGGCACGGCGGGCGGCGCTCTACGGATGGCTGGGCGGCGCCGGGTTCATGCTGGCGGTGCACCACTGGCTGCTGCCGAGCCTGCACGTCTTCATCCTCGTCCTGGCGCTGCTGCTCGGGGCGCTGTGGGCGCCCTGGGGGCTGCTGGTGCGGGCCCTGCTGGCCGGCACACCCGGGGCGGGGCGCTGCGCGGCGGCCCTGGTCCTGGTGCCGTCCGGCTGGCTGATGGTCGAACTGGTCCGCTCCTGGCAGTACTTGGGCGGACCATGGGGGCTGCTCGGCGCCAGCCAGTGGCAGGTGCCGCCCGCGCTCCGGCTGGCGTCGCTCGGCGGCGTATGGCTGCTGAGCCTGCTCATCGTGGCCGTGAACACCGCGCTGGCCGAGCTGATCGCCCTGCGCACCGCCCGCCTGCCCGCCGTCGCCGGACTGCTGGGGTGCGCCCTGGCGGGCACCGCTGCCTGGTACGGGGCGCCGCTCCCCCGGCCCGCCGGCACGGTCCGCATCGCGGTCGTCCAGCCGGGCCTCGGCGGCACGCCGACCCAGCGCCTGGCCCGCAGCGAAGCGCTCACCGGTGCGCTGGCGGGCCGTGGGGTGCGCCTGGTCGTCTGGGGTGAGAGCAGCCTCTACCAGGACCCGGCGGACCATCCCGTACTGGCCGGGCACCTGGCCGCGCTCGCCCGCCGGACCGGCGCCGACCTCCTCGTCAACGCCGACGCGACGAACGCCGACGGCCCCGGCATCTACAAGAGCGCGGTGCTCATCGGCCCGCGCGGGCCGACCGGCGACCGCTACTCCAAGATGCGGCTGGTTCCGTTCGGCGAGTACATACCCGCCCGCTCGGTCCTCGGGTGGGCCACCCACGTCGGCAAGGCCGCCGCCACCGACCGCAAACGCGGCACCCACCAGGTCGTGATGCCGATCCCCACCGCGGGCGGGCTGCGGATCGGCCCCCTGGTCTGCTTCGAGACGGCCTTCCCCGACATGAGCCGGCACCTGGCCCGGGACGGCGCACAGGTGCTGGTCGCCCAGTCCTCGACCTCGACCTTCCAGGACAGCTGGGCCCCCGCCCAGCACGCGTCCCTCGCGGCGCTCCGCGCCGCGGAGACCTGGCGCCCCATGGTCCATGCCACCCTCACCGGCGTCAGCGCGGTCCACGGCCCCCGGGGCGAGCAGATCGGCCCGCGCCTCGGCACGGACCGGAGCACGGCCGCCGTCTACGATCTGCCGCTGGCCACCGGCACCAGCCCGTACACCCGTTTCGGCGACTGGGCGGTGTACGGGGCGATCGCCGCGCTGCTGCTCTTCGGCGCGCGGTCCGCCGTCCGGGCCCGCGTCAGGCGGACTGCGCGACCGCTTCCCTGA
- a CDS encoding nuclear transport factor 2 family protein: MTQRAEHSTVMDRLAIDDLVTGYATTVDDGDWPGYLALFSRDGRADYRSAGGIEGTVEEVAVWLAQMLRLFAIRQHLIVNRRIAFASRDGAPADTATVQADYLNPMRLAEPDPDAAGPASPDYTCGGRYHFTARRTPDGWRLTGVVVHEKWREVLTPDHA; encoded by the coding sequence ATGACGCAGCGCGCGGAACACTCGACCGTCATGGACCGCCTCGCGATCGACGACCTGGTCACCGGTTACGCCACCACCGTGGACGACGGCGACTGGCCGGGCTACCTGGCCCTGTTCAGCCGGGACGGCCGGGCCGACTACCGCTCGGCGGGCGGCATCGAAGGCACCGTGGAGGAGGTCGCGGTCTGGCTCGCCCAGATGTTGCGCCTCTTCGCCATACGGCAGCACCTGATCGTCAACCGCCGCATCGCCTTCGCCTCGCGGGACGGCGCCCCCGCCGACACCGCCACCGTCCAGGCCGACTACCTCAACCCGATGCGGCTGGCCGAACCCGACCCGGACGCCGCGGGCCCGGCCTCCCCCGACTACACCTGCGGGGGCCGCTACCACTTCACGGCCCGCCGCACCCCCGATGGCTGGCGGCTGACCGGCGTCGTGGTGCACGAGAAGTGGCGGGAGGTGCTGACGCCTGACCACGCTTGA
- a CDS encoding ABC transporter ATP-binding protein, whose product MDMEVTAWHSLHSTMTAQQGRRRFSRGTLRRITAFARPHRRKLGWFLVLSTVTATLAVATPLLAGRVVDAIVGSRSAGLVLGLSGLIAAIALAEAGLGLLTRWLSASIGEGLILDLRTTVYDHVQRMPIAFFTRTRTGALVSRLNNDVIGAQRAFSDTLSGVVSNIVTLLLTLAVMLSLSWQITLIALVLLPVFVLPARRVGRRLADLRREGADHNAAMGTQMTERFSAPGATLVKLMGRPSRESAEFAARARRVRDIGVRSAMVQTYFVTALTLVSALALAVVYGLGGFLALRGQLAAGSIVSLALLLTRLYAPLTALSGAHIEVMSALVSFERVFEVLDLKPLITEKPDARDVPEGPVSVEFDSVRFGYPSADKVSLASLEEVATLDTRGGEEVLHGISFRAEPGQMVALVGSSGAGKSTIAQLLPRLYDTDSGAVRLAGEDVRELTAASLRDALGMVTQDGHLFHESIRQNLLLAKPEAADDELWDALRRARLDALIASLPDGLDTVVGERGYRLSGGERQRLTIARLLLAHPRVVILDEATAHLDNTSEAAVQEALTEALDGRTALVIAHRLSTVRAADLILVVEGGRIVERGTHETLLAQDGRYAELYRTQFAAAEAGAASPAGSPGAVDSPQAVDSPVDTAPEAGPDLVTGAPLVN is encoded by the coding sequence ATGGACATGGAAGTCACCGCCTGGCATTCGCTGCACAGCACGATGACCGCACAGCAGGGCAGGCGCCGCTTCTCCCGCGGGACGCTGCGCCGTATCACGGCCTTCGCCCGCCCGCACCGCCGCAAGCTCGGCTGGTTCCTGGTGCTCAGCACGGTCACCGCGACGCTCGCGGTGGCCACCCCGCTGCTCGCCGGGCGGGTGGTGGACGCGATCGTCGGGAGCCGCTCGGCCGGTCTGGTCCTGGGGCTCTCCGGGCTGATCGCGGCCATCGCGCTCGCCGAGGCGGGCCTGGGGCTGCTGACCCGCTGGCTGTCGGCGAGCATCGGTGAGGGGCTGATCCTGGACCTGCGGACCACGGTCTACGACCACGTCCAGCGGATGCCGATCGCGTTCTTCACCCGGACCCGCACCGGGGCGCTGGTCAGCCGGCTCAACAACGATGTGATCGGCGCCCAGCGGGCGTTCAGCGACACCCTCTCCGGGGTCGTCAGCAACATCGTGACGCTGCTGCTCACCCTCGCGGTGATGCTCAGCCTGTCCTGGCAGATCACGCTGATCGCGCTGGTGCTGCTGCCGGTGTTCGTACTGCCCGCCCGCAGGGTCGGCCGGCGGCTGGCGGATCTGCGGCGGGAGGGCGCCGACCACAACGCCGCGATGGGCACCCAGATGACCGAGCGGTTCTCCGCGCCGGGCGCCACCCTGGTCAAGCTGATGGGCCGACCGTCCCGCGAGTCCGCCGAATTCGCCGCCCGAGCCCGGCGGGTGCGCGACATCGGCGTCCGCTCGGCGATGGTGCAGACGTACTTCGTCACCGCGCTCACCCTGGTCTCCGCACTTGCCCTGGCCGTGGTCTACGGCCTGGGAGGGTTCCTGGCGCTGCGCGGGCAGCTGGCGGCCGGCTCGATCGTCTCGCTGGCGCTGCTGCTCACCCGGCTCTACGCCCCGCTGACCGCGCTCTCCGGCGCGCACATCGAGGTGATGAGCGCGCTGGTCAGCTTCGAGCGGGTCTTCGAGGTGCTGGACCTCAAGCCGCTGATCACCGAGAAGCCGGACGCCCGCGACGTGCCCGAGGGCCCGGTGTCGGTGGAGTTCGACTCCGTCCGCTTCGGCTACCCCTCCGCGGACAAGGTCTCGCTGGCCTCCCTGGAGGAGGTCGCCACCCTCGACACCCGGGGCGGCGAAGAGGTCCTGCACGGCATCTCGTTCCGCGCCGAGCCCGGCCAGATGGTCGCCCTGGTCGGCTCCTCGGGCGCCGGCAAGTCGACCATCGCCCAGCTGCTGCCGCGGCTGTACGACACCGACTCCGGGGCCGTCCGGCTGGCCGGCGAGGACGTCCGCGAGCTGACCGCCGCCTCGCTGCGCGACGCCCTCGGCATGGTCACCCAGGACGGCCACCTCTTCCACGAATCCATCCGGCAGAACCTGCTGCTGGCCAAGCCGGAGGCGGCCGACGACGAGCTGTGGGACGCGCTGCGCCGCGCCCGCCTGGACGCGCTGATCGCCTCGCTGCCCGACGGCCTGGACACCGTCGTCGGCGAGCGCGGCTACCGCCTCTCCGGCGGCGAACGGCAGCGCCTGACCATCGCCCGGCTGCTGCTCGCCCACCCGCGGGTGGTGATCCTGGACGAGGCGACCGCCCACCTGGACAACACCTCCGAGGCGGCCGTCCAGGAGGCGCTGACCGAGGCGCTCGACGGGCGGACCGCGCTGGTGATCGCCCACCGGCTGTCGACCGTACGGGCCGCCGACCTGATCCTGGTCGTCGAGGGCGGCCGGATCGTCGAGCGGGGCACCCACGAGACGCTGCTGGCGCAGGACGGGCGGTACGCGGAGCTGTACCGCACGCAGTTCGCCGCCGCGGAGGCCGGCGCGGCGAGCCCGGCCGGCTCCCCGGGGGCCGTCGACTCCCCTCAGGCCGTCGACTCCCCGGTGGACACCGCGCCGGAAGCCGGTCCGGACCTGGTCACCGGGGCACCGCTGGTCAACTGA
- a CDS encoding sensor histidine kinase, which yields MPQPAEHPEPAAAHDESASAADLAERTARSLRDLAGGPISRLPQLLEAMVTVGSDLDVHHALDRIAETAASLTGARYAAVGVLNEEGDGLRDLVTHGISPEEAQRIGRLPDGHSGIIGALLHGAEAVRITDVRNDPRACGTLPEGHPPIRSFLGVPIQVQGELFGNLYLAGKPDDGEFSEVDFHLARVLATEAGIAMGNARMHAAARQRRRWIDGAASLTTALLAGPETHSTTEHALTVVAEKGRELAEAATGAVLLPHPDGGMEVVAISTVLSEAVRTEAFGGTIPPESPVLHQIHAGLAVFSDDFAGDPRSISPLSRHYGPTMLLPLRSNGRVLGALALCRMSDGRRFTHSERTLGTQFAAQAALALVLADRHRDRRRLAVYEDRDRIARDLHDLVIQRLFATGMMLESAQRRAVVPEVRESVGQAVDELDATIQEIRTAIFALQQGPPEAPSGLRTRVLREARAATGALGGRPSVQFVGPVDARVGEETGRALVRALREALAGVAERAERPEEAGSAAPARVVVDATVALADGREGVRLTVARGGGAGEPVVWEQPL from the coding sequence ATGCCGCAGCCCGCAGAGCACCCCGAGCCCGCCGCCGCGCACGACGAATCCGCGTCGGCGGCGGATCTCGCGGAGCGCACCGCACGGAGCCTGCGCGATCTGGCCGGCGGCCCGATCTCCCGGCTTCCGCAGCTGCTGGAGGCGATGGTCACCGTCGGCTCCGACCTGGACGTCCACCACGCGCTGGACCGGATCGCGGAGACCGCCGCCTCGCTCACGGGCGCCCGCTATGCCGCCGTGGGCGTCCTCAACGAGGAGGGCGACGGGCTGCGCGATCTCGTCACCCACGGCATCTCCCCCGAGGAGGCGCAGCGGATCGGACGCCTCCCGGACGGCCACAGCGGGATCATCGGCGCGCTGCTGCACGGCGCGGAGGCGGTCCGGATCACCGACGTCCGCAACGATCCGCGCGCCTGCGGAACGCTCCCCGAGGGGCATCCGCCGATCCGCTCGTTCCTCGGCGTCCCGATCCAGGTGCAGGGCGAGCTGTTCGGCAATCTCTATCTGGCCGGGAAGCCGGACGACGGGGAGTTCAGCGAGGTGGACTTCCATCTGGCGCGGGTGCTGGCCACCGAGGCCGGTATCGCCATGGGCAACGCCCGGATGCACGCCGCCGCCCGGCAGCGCCGGCGCTGGATCGACGGCGCCGCGTCGCTCACCACGGCGCTGCTGGCCGGTCCCGAGACCCACTCCACGACGGAGCACGCGCTCACCGTCGTCGCCGAGAAGGGCCGGGAGCTCGCCGAGGCGGCGACCGGGGCGGTGCTGCTGCCGCACCCCGACGGCGGGATGGAGGTCGTGGCGATCTCCACGGTGCTGTCGGAAGCCGTCCGGACCGAGGCGTTCGGCGGCACGATCCCGCCGGAGAGCCCGGTCCTGCACCAGATACACGCCGGACTCGCGGTCTTCTCCGACGACTTCGCCGGCGACCCCCGCTCGATCTCCCCGCTGTCCCGCCACTACGGCCCGACGATGCTGCTGCCGCTGCGCAGCAACGGGCGGGTGCTGGGCGCGCTGGCGCTGTGCCGGATGTCCGACGGCCGGCGCTTCACGCATTCGGAGCGGACCCTGGGCACCCAGTTCGCGGCCCAGGCCGCGCTCGCCCTCGTGCTCGCCGACCGCCACCGCGACCGGCGACGGCTCGCGGTCTACGAGGACCGCGACCGGATAGCGCGCGATCTGCACGACCTGGTCATCCAGCGGCTGTTCGCCACCGGCATGATGCTGGAGAGCGCCCAGCGGCGGGCCGTCGTCCCCGAGGTCCGGGAGAGCGTCGGCCAGGCCGTCGACGAGCTGGACGCGACGATCCAGGAGATCCGCACCGCGATCTTCGCGCTCCAGCAAGGGCCGCCGGAGGCACCATCGGGGCTCCGCACCCGTGTGCTGCGGGAGGCCCGCGCGGCCACCGGGGCGCTTGGCGGCCGGCCGTCCGTGCAGTTCGTGGGACCGGTGGACGCCAGGGTCGGCGAGGAGACCGGACGGGCCCTGGTGAGGGCGCTGCGCGAGGCGCTGGCCGGGGTGGCGGAACGGGCCGAGAGACCTGAGGAGGCCGGGTCGGCGGCGCCGGCCCGGGTCGTGGTGGACGCCACCGTCGCGCTGGCCGACGGCCGCGAGGGCGTACGGCTGACGGTGGCGCGCGGGGGCGGTGCCGGTGAGCCGGTGGTGTGGGAACAGCCGCTGTAG
- a CDS encoding FAD-dependent oxidoreductase: MNPKAEHRVPVLIVGGSLVGLSASLFLGRLGIAHTLVEKHADTSRHPRGRGNNVRTMELFRVAGAERRIREAASVLSDNHGILQTPSLTGDDQEWLFREIDPGGGLARFSPAGWCLCSQNDLEPVLVRCARELGGDLRFATELMSCDQDPDGVTAVVKNRDTGEHATLRADYLIAADGPRSPVRERLGIGQTGPGDLFHNVSITFRAPELADAVGDRRFIACYLTNPEADGALLPVDNREHWVFHAPWHPDRGETLEDFTDERCVDHIRRATGVPGMAVEITGKAPWHAAERVAERYGAGRIFLAGDSAHEMSPTGAFGSNTGIQDAHNLAWKLAAVLEGAAAPGLLDTYEAERQPVARATSARASARSAEHSHPGYAAAPNAGGGRQRGVLTVALGYCYPQGAVIGADPDLPVVPEQMRLTGEPGTRAPHMWLHGAGERRSTLDLYERSFILLTGPEDGAVWRAAAESAARHWSARLDHHRIGDGPDADLAPEDGADWAEVHGTAPEGAVLVRPDGFVAWRAEGRVADPEGALREVLGGLLCRE; this comes from the coding sequence ATGAACCCCAAGGCCGAGCACCGGGTCCCGGTCCTCATCGTCGGCGGGTCCCTGGTGGGACTGTCCGCCTCACTGTTCCTGGGACGCCTGGGCATCGCCCACACGCTGGTCGAGAAGCACGCGGACACCTCCCGGCATCCGCGCGGCCGGGGGAACAACGTCCGCACCATGGAACTGTTCCGGGTGGCCGGCGCCGAACGGCGGATCCGCGAGGCCGCCTCGGTCCTGTCCGACAACCACGGGATCCTTCAGACCCCTTCGCTGACCGGCGACGACCAGGAGTGGCTGTTCCGGGAGATCGACCCGGGCGGCGGGCTGGCCCGGTTCAGCCCGGCCGGCTGGTGCCTGTGCAGCCAGAACGACCTGGAGCCGGTGCTGGTCCGCTGTGCCCGCGAACTCGGCGGCGATCTGCGGTTCGCCACCGAGCTCATGTCCTGCGACCAGGACCCGGACGGGGTGACCGCGGTCGTCAAGAACCGCGACACCGGTGAGCACGCCACCCTGCGCGCGGACTACCTGATCGCCGCCGACGGCCCGCGCAGCCCCGTACGGGAGCGCCTCGGCATCGGCCAGACCGGCCCCGGCGACCTCTTCCACAACGTCAGCATCACCTTCCGGGCCCCCGAGCTGGCGGACGCGGTCGGCGACCGCCGCTTCATCGCCTGCTATCTGACCAACCCGGAAGCCGACGGCGCCCTGCTGCCGGTGGACAACCGCGAGCACTGGGTCTTCCACGCCCCCTGGCACCCCGACCGCGGCGAAACCCTGGAGGACTTCACCGACGAGCGGTGCGTCGACCACATCCGGCGGGCAACCGGCGTACCCGGTATGGCGGTTGAGATCACCGGCAAGGCGCCCTGGCACGCGGCGGAGCGGGTGGCGGAGCGGTACGGGGCCGGCCGGATCTTCCTGGCCGGCGACTCGGCCCACGAGATGTCCCCGACCGGGGCGTTCGGCTCCAACACCGGCATCCAGGACGCGCACAACCTCGCCTGGAAGCTCGCCGCCGTACTGGAGGGCGCCGCGGCTCCCGGGCTGCTCGACACGTACGAGGCGGAGCGGCAGCCGGTGGCCCGGGCGACCAGCGCCCGCGCCTCGGCCCGGTCCGCCGAGCACAGCCACCCCGGCTACGCGGCGGCCCCGAACGCCGGCGGCGGCCGGCAGCGCGGGGTGCTCACCGTCGCCCTCGGCTACTGCTATCCGCAGGGCGCGGTGATCGGCGCCGACCCCGATCTGCCGGTCGTCCCCGAGCAGATGCGCCTGACGGGCGAGCCCGGCACCCGCGCCCCCCACATGTGGCTGCACGGCGCCGGCGAACGCCGCTCCACCCTGGACCTCTACGAGCGGTCCTTCATCCTGCTCACCGGCCCCGAGGACGGTGCGGTGTGGCGCGCCGCCGCCGAGAGCGCCGCCCGGCACTGGTCGGCGCGCCTGGACCACCACCGCATCGGCGACGGCCCGGACGCCGACCTGGCCCCGGAGGACGGCGCCGACTGGGCCGAGGTCCACGGGACGGCGCCGGAGGGCGCGGTGCTGGTGCGCCCCGACGGGTTCGTGGCCTGGCGCGCGGAGGGCCGGGTGGCCGATCCGGAAGGGGCGCTCCGGGAGGTGCTGGGCGGCCTGCTGTGCCGGGAGTGA
- a CDS encoding SchA/CurD-like domain-containing protein, with protein MTTLSERISQSAFDGSRLRVVLLLDLQEGAQQRFLEAYEQLRNQVASVPGHLTDQLCQSIENPSQWLITSEWESAPPFLAWVNSEEHVKMVQPLHGCVRDTRSLRFSVLRETSNIAGLVPEPPKGRLQVAPRVGDGVVRHALTFTVKPGSEPMVAEILAGYTSPESRVDDTTRLRRTSLFMHGNRVVRAIEVQGDLVAALRHVSRQPEVRAVEEALNPYLEQDRDLEDPDSARVFFTRAALPAVHHVAAVGHERERVRRHALLYPAKQGCGMPLAKMLARQDEEAADDPACPVHGSTVFQRDDIVVRLVDLRVPIESDPVLSLGARGPRKVAVLRRLLDTDVAGGLSDDRELAHFLARADMDLITDRWAPGA; from the coding sequence ATGACAACGCTGTCGGAACGAATATCGCAGTCCGCCTTCGACGGTTCCCGACTCCGGGTCGTCCTTCTGCTGGATCTGCAGGAAGGTGCCCAGCAGCGCTTCCTCGAAGCCTACGAGCAGCTCCGCAACCAGGTGGCGTCCGTCCCCGGGCACCTCACCGACCAGCTGTGCCAGTCCATCGAGAACCCCTCCCAGTGGCTGATCACCAGCGAATGGGAGAGCGCACCTCCTTTCCTGGCCTGGGTCAACAGCGAGGAGCACGTCAAGATGGTCCAGCCGCTGCACGGCTGCGTCCGCGACACCCGTTCCCTGCGCTTCAGCGTTCTGCGCGAGACCTCGAACATCGCCGGACTCGTCCCCGAGCCGCCCAAGGGCCGGCTCCAGGTCGCCCCCCGCGTCGGTGACGGGGTGGTCCGGCACGCCCTGACCTTCACCGTGAAGCCGGGCAGCGAGCCGATGGTCGCCGAGATCCTCGCCGGGTACACCTCCCCGGAGTCCCGGGTCGACGACACCACCCGGCTGCGCCGCACCTCCCTCTTCATGCACGGCAACCGCGTCGTACGGGCCATCGAGGTGCAGGGCGACCTGGTCGCCGCGCTGCGCCACGTCTCCCGGCAGCCCGAGGTCCGCGCGGTCGAGGAGGCCCTCAACCCGTACCTGGAGCAGGACCGGGACCTCGAAGACCCCGACTCCGCCCGGGTGTTCTTCACCCGCGCCGCGCTGCCCGCGGTGCACCACGTGGCGGCCGTCGGCCACGAGCGCGAGCGGGTGCGGCGGCACGCGCTGCTCTACCCGGCCAAGCAGGGCTGCGGTATGCCGCTGGCCAAGATGCTGGCCCGTCAGGACGAGGAGGCCGCCGACGACCCGGCGTGCCCCGTCCACGGCAGCACCGTCTTCCAGCGCGACGACATCGTCGTCCGGCTCGTCGACCTGCGGGTCCCCATCGAGAGCGACCCCGTGCTGTCCCTCGGCGCGCGCGGTCCCCGCAAGGTCGCCGTGCTGCGCCGGCTGCTCGACACCGATGTGGCCGGCGGCCTGTCCGACGACCGCGAACTCGCGCACTTCCTGGCGCGCGCCGACATGGACCTCATCACCGACCGCTGGGCACCGGGCGCCTGA
- a CDS encoding cupin domain-containing protein, whose translation MTTYRPRIVDLSETQPNRRRGGDLRAMLTPSAVGATSGFMGMALVQPGERIGEHYHPYSEEFVYVVQGSLEVDLDGEPHPLRTDQGLLIPPYMRHRFRNVGDVEARMVFHLGPLAPRPELGHVDTEGTEEGSAAAPPERTEPVS comes from the coding sequence ATGACCACGTACCGCCCACGCATCGTGGACCTCAGCGAGACCCAGCCCAACCGCCGGCGCGGAGGTGATCTGCGCGCCATGCTGACACCCAGCGCGGTGGGCGCCACGAGCGGCTTCATGGGCATGGCTCTCGTGCAGCCCGGCGAGCGCATCGGCGAGCACTACCACCCGTACTCCGAGGAGTTCGTGTACGTCGTCCAGGGCTCGCTGGAGGTCGACCTCGACGGCGAGCCGCACCCGCTGCGCACGGACCAGGGGCTGCTGATCCCGCCGTACATGCGGCACCGCTTCCGCAACGTCGGGGACGTGGAGGCCCGGATGGTCTTCCACCTCGGCCCGCTGGCGCCGCGCCCCGAACTCGGGCACGTGGACACCGAGGGCACCGAAGAGGGATCGGCCGCGGCCCCACCGGAACGGACGGAGCCGGTGTCATGA